The Halobacterium hubeiense genome contains the following window.
TACTCGGAGTCCGCGGCGTCGGCATCGAACACTTTCTCCGCCCACGTCACCGCGTAGCTGGCGCCGTGGCGGCGGTACGCGAGCGTGTCCAGCGCGGCGAACGGCGCGGGCAACTCGACGTCGTGCTTGACGGCGCTGCACGCGAGTTCGGCGGCGTCCGAGAACGACGTCTCGCCGCGCGCGATTTCCTTCGGGAGGCCGTCGATGCGGCCGGTGACGCGCTCGCCGGCGTCCACCCACGCCTCGTGGAGGTCGGGGTAGTCGTCGGCCCACGACTCGAACTCCTCGCGCGCGTGGAGCCCGCGGTAGGCGTCGCAGCACGCCGAGGCGAGCTGGTAGACCGACGCCGGGTCGGCGTCGACGGCGGCGTCGAACGCGCGGTACTCGTCCTCGAAGAAGCCGAGGAACTGCTCGGGGAGGTCCAGTCCCGCCTCGACGAGCGCCTCCGCGACGAGGAACCGCTCGAACGCCTCGGGCGTCCCCTCGGTGCGCGCCTTCACGAAGACGACCGGCGGGTCCGTCTGGGTCGTCCACGCGACCGCGCCGTCCCCCGGCGTCCCGACGACGAAGTCGCTGGACGCCAGCCGGTAGAGAATCTGGGGGGCGTCCTCGGGGAGCCACGCCGTGTCGTACTCGCTGGGCGTCAGCGACTCGACGAGCAGCGCGAGGTCGTCGCGGTGCTCGGGGGGCAGCGTCTGGAAGTCCCGCTCGCAGTCGAGGACGATGACCCCCGGCGCGTACGCCTCCCGGACGGCCGCGAGTTCGCCCGCGAGGTCGCGCTCCGAGAACATCTACGCGACGTTGACGACGATTATCAGCGCGAGGGCGGCGGCGAGGCCGACCGTCGCGGCGACGTACTTCGTTGCCGTGCTCATACGAGGTGATTCGCCCGCGAGGACTTAAATTGCGGTCGTTCGCCCGCGCGACGCGCCGGTCAGTCCGCGCCGTCGGCCGCCGGCGTCTTCGCGCCGTACGCGCGCCACGCCCCCGAGCGGAAGCGAACGAAGTTGACCGCGGCGCGCACGTACATGTCCCCGAGGATGGCCGCGAAGATGGCGGTCAGGCCGAGGCCGAGCCCCGGCGAGACGGCGGGAATCGAGAGCGGGCCGAGCGCGAACGGCCCGAAGACGAACGTCGCCGGGAG
Protein-coding sequences here:
- a CDS encoding DUF7089 family protein, with the protein product MFSERDLAGELAAVREAYAPGVIVLDCERDFQTLPPEHRDDLALLVESLTPSEYDTAWLPEDAPQILYRLASSDFVVGTPGDGAVAWTTQTDPPVVFVKARTEGTPEAFERFLVAEALVEAGLDLPEQFLGFFEDEYRAFDAAVDADPASVYQLASACCDAYRGLHAREEFESWADDYPDLHEAWVDAGERVTGRIDGLPKEIARGETSFSDAAELACSAVKHDVELPAPFAALDTLAYRRHGASYAVTWAEKVFDADAADSE